A genome region from Deltaproteobacteria bacterium includes the following:
- a CDS encoding glycosyltransferase family 39 protein produces the protein MPRSSHDTGSGRGDTLFWAVVAGASALGLALRVYRLGAPSLSIDETLSWALAGRVGDLARGFQSPVYHPILKLWVALFGDSAGAMRSLSVICGVVAIPVGAWFGRALSGRMYGALCAVLLAAHPWLVAESRIARPHALVALLVTIAFALCVRVAKRERDFAGAGALAAVNVVGVFTTYSFAWMLIGQALFLGVLAGPVVFRRRDVQTGLVAPVVAALLGSPLIYAQVRVLAEHMRGFPILTRIADAPLQNWVTDLGFGAPWIAWMEWGEIASPIVTGIGFLVFIAACIIAVVDHRRDDRSLAVPAAFFGPLALLVIVSIVVPVWTPHTLTIFAPVLMFAIALLVARLPAVTTPIVVALALASSVGSVINADACAADRWAWQKPESWRPLTVQLAQHVRVADQIFVAPGWMTLAIRYHERGTPRTEVEGELPIVEVPFDFYDADADLSDVIGFGAARRIWVVRVAGYPSDNLIRAVENAGFLLVEHQFFHRLSLELYARDLTPPGEVEILAPTKEPASVAKNIEPIE, from the coding sequence GTGCCGAGGTCTTCGCACGACACGGGTTCCGGGCGCGGCGACACGCTGTTCTGGGCGGTGGTCGCCGGGGCGTCGGCGCTCGGACTCGCCCTGCGCGTGTATCGGCTCGGAGCGCCGTCCCTGAGCATCGACGAGACGCTTTCCTGGGCGCTGGCCGGACGCGTCGGCGACCTCGCCCGCGGATTCCAGTCCCCCGTCTATCACCCGATCCTGAAACTGTGGGTTGCGCTATTCGGCGATTCGGCGGGCGCGATGCGCTCGTTGTCGGTCATCTGCGGCGTCGTCGCGATCCCGGTCGGAGCGTGGTTCGGGCGTGCGTTGTCGGGACGCATGTACGGAGCCCTCTGCGCGGTGTTGCTCGCGGCGCATCCCTGGCTCGTCGCCGAGAGTCGCATCGCCCGGCCGCACGCCCTGGTCGCGCTGCTCGTGACGATCGCATTCGCCCTGTGCGTGCGCGTGGCGAAGCGCGAGCGCGATTTCGCGGGCGCGGGTGCGTTGGCCGCGGTGAACGTCGTCGGTGTGTTCACCACGTACTCTTTCGCATGGATGCTGATCGGGCAGGCGCTTTTCCTCGGCGTCCTTGCCGGACCGGTCGTCTTCCGCCGCCGCGACGTGCAGACGGGTCTCGTCGCGCCGGTCGTTGCGGCGCTGCTGGGCTCGCCGCTCATCTACGCGCAGGTGCGCGTGCTCGCCGAGCACATGCGAGGTTTCCCGATTCTAACGCGCATCGCCGACGCGCCGCTGCAGAACTGGGTGACCGATCTGGGATTCGGCGCCCCGTGGATTGCGTGGATGGAGTGGGGCGAGATCGCCTCGCCGATCGTGACCGGGATCGGGTTTCTCGTCTTCATCGCGGCGTGCATCATCGCGGTGGTCGATCACCGGCGTGACGACCGTTCACTGGCGGTGCCCGCGGCGTTTTTCGGCCCGCTTGCGCTTCTCGTGATCGTCTCGATCGTCGTGCCGGTGTGGACGCCGCACACGCTGACCATCTTCGCCCCGGTGCTGATGTTCGCGATCGCGCTGCTCGTCGCGCGGCTGCCGGCCGTGACGACACCGATCGTCGTCGCGCTTGCGCTGGCGTCGTCCGTGGGATCGGTGATCAACGCCGACGCCTGCGCGGCGGACCGATGGGCATGGCAAAAGCCCGAGTCGTGGCGTCCGCTCACCGTGCAGCTCGCACAGCACGTGCGCGTGGCCGATCAGATTTTCGTGGCGCCGGGATGGATGACGCTCGCGATCCGCTATCACGAGCGGGGCACGCCGCGCACCGAGGTCGAGGGCGAGTTGCCCATCGTCGAAGTGCCGTTCGACTTCTACGACGCCGACGCCGATCTTTCCGATGTGATCGGCTTCGGCGCGGCGCGCCGGATCTGGGTCGTGCGCGTCGCGGGGTATCCGTCGGACAACCTGATCCGCGCGGTCGAGAACGCGGGATTCCTGCTCGTCGAACACCAGTTCTTTCACCGTCTCAGTCTGGAGCTGTACGCGCGGGACCTGACGCCGCCGGGCGAGGTCGAAATCCTTGCGCCGACGAAGGAACCCGCGTCGGTCGCGAAGAACATCGAGCCCATCGAATAG
- the bioA gene encoding adenosylmethionine--8-amino-7-oxononanoate transaminase: MTSRNDDLAARDRRHIWHPFTQMREWMESDVLVIERGEGVDLIDANGRRYLDGVSSLWTNVHGHRHPTIDAAIRDQLDRIAHSTLLGLASSASIEFADRLCALLPESLSRVFFSDNGSTAAEVALKIAFSYFRHRGETGRTSFITFDGAYHGDTIGSVSVGAIELFHENYRPLLFPTRVLPYPHCYRCPFGLERETCESACFGQIERRIEAVGKECVAIVIEPLVQGASGMRKAPPGFLRLLRSLADRHGLLLIVDEVATGFGRTGTMFAFEQEDARPDLLALAKGITGGYLPLAVTIAREHIFEAFLGEYDEFKTFFHGHTYTGNPLACAAGLGTLRVFDEERTLESLPNLIRVMSDALGPLREHPHVGEIRQTGLMVGIEIVRDRRAKSPFPVPARAGHRVCMATRDHGVIIRPLSDVVVLNPPLAIPEDRIRELVAVTARCIDDVTRALAEV; encoded by the coding sequence ATGACTTCCCGGAACGACGATCTTGCCGCTCGCGACCGGCGGCACATCTGGCACCCCTTCACGCAAATGCGGGAATGGATGGAATCGGACGTGCTCGTCATCGAGCGCGGCGAGGGCGTTGACCTCATCGATGCCAACGGGCGGCGATACCTCGACGGCGTGTCGTCGCTGTGGACCAACGTCCACGGTCATCGACACCCGACCATCGATGCGGCGATCCGCGATCAACTCGATCGCATCGCCCACTCCACGCTGCTCGGCCTCGCGTCGTCGGCGTCCATCGAATTCGCCGACCGGCTTTGCGCGCTGTTGCCCGAATCGCTCTCGCGCGTATTCTTTTCCGACAACGGCAGCACCGCGGCCGAGGTCGCGCTCAAGATCGCCTTCTCTTACTTCCGTCACCGGGGCGAGACCGGGCGTACGTCGTTCATCACCTTCGACGGCGCGTATCACGGCGACACCATCGGCTCGGTCAGCGTGGGCGCGATCGAGCTCTTCCACGAAAACTACCGTCCTTTGCTCTTTCCCACGCGCGTCCTGCCCTACCCGCACTGCTACCGCTGTCCTTTCGGACTCGAACGCGAAACGTGCGAGTCGGCCTGCTTCGGGCAAATCGAGCGCCGGATCGAGGCCGTGGGGAAGGAGTGCGTCGCCATCGTCATCGAACCCCTGGTGCAGGGCGCGTCGGGAATGCGCAAAGCGCCGCCGGGGTTTTTGCGGTTGCTGCGTTCGCTCGCCGACCGTCATGGCTTGCTGCTCATCGTGGACGAGGTCGCAACGGGATTCGGCCGCACGGGGACGATGTTCGCCTTCGAGCAGGAAGACGCCCGGCCCGACCTGCTCGCGCTCGCCAAGGGCATCACCGGCGGCTATCTGCCGCTGGCCGTCACCATCGCGCGCGAGCACATCTTCGAGGCGTTCCTCGGCGAGTATGACGAATTCAAAACCTTCTTTCACGGGCATACGTACACGGGAAACCCGCTGGCGTGCGCTGCGGGGCTCGGAACGCTTCGCGTCTTCGACGAGGAACGAACCCTCGAATCGTTGCCGAACCTCATCCGCGTGATGTCGGACGCCCTCGGTCCGTTACGCGAACACCCCCATGTGGGCGAGATCCGTCAGACCGGGCTCATGGTCGGCATCGAGATCGTGCGCGACCGCAGGGCGAAGTCGCCGTTCCCCGTCCCGGCGCGCGCCGGTCACCGCGTCTGCATGGCGACGCGCGACCACGGCGTCATCATCCGCCCGCTGTCCGACGTGGTGGTGCTCAATCCGCCGCTCGCGATCCCGGAAGACCGGATCCGCGAACTCGTCGCCGTCACCGCGCGGTGCATCGACGATGTGACGCGAGCGCTCGCCGAGGTTTGA
- a CDS encoding SDR family oxidoreductase, with protein sequence MGLLDGKVAVITGAGGGIGREYALAFAREGAKVVVNDIGGARDGAGHDESPAAKVCEEIRALGGEAVPSFDSVASMEGGKAIVKTAIDAFGKLDVLVNNAGILRDKTLAKMEESDWDLVMAVHLKGTFACTQAAFLHFRERGEGGRIINVSSLAGLIGNFGQANYGSAKAGIAGFTRVVAIEGRKYNIFCNCIAPVAVTRMTQDLPMFQDPEVSKSLGPEWIAPMAVYLASNLSGDLTGKIFGVHGPKIFEYQTVTTEGVASETPWTVQQIGSVLPAIMGAATEG encoded by the coding sequence ATGGGTCTGCTCGACGGCAAGGTGGCGGTCATCACGGGCGCGGGCGGCGGCATCGGCCGCGAGTACGCGCTGGCCTTCGCGCGCGAAGGCGCGAAGGTCGTGGTCAACGACATCGGCGGTGCGCGCGATGGCGCGGGTCACGACGAATCCCCCGCCGCGAAGGTGTGCGAAGAGATCCGCGCCCTGGGCGGCGAGGCCGTGCCGAGTTTCGATTCGGTGGCGTCGATGGAGGGCGGCAAGGCGATCGTGAAAACGGCGATCGACGCCTTCGGAAAGCTGGACGTCCTCGTCAACAACGCGGGCATCCTGCGCGACAAGACGCTCGCCAAGATGGAAGAGTCCGACTGGGATCTCGTCATGGCCGTTCACCTCAAGGGCACGTTCGCGTGCACGCAGGCCGCGTTCCTCCACTTTCGCGAGCGCGGCGAGGGCGGACGCATTATCAACGTCAGCTCGCTCGCGGGGCTGATCGGCAACTTCGGGCAGGCCAACTACGGCTCGGCGAAAGCGGGCATCGCGGGCTTCACGCGCGTGGTCGCCATCGAGGGACGCAAGTACAACATCTTCTGCAACTGCATCGCCCCGGTGGCCGTGACCCGCATGACGCAGGACCTGCCGATGTTCCAGGACCCCGAGGTGAGCAAGTCGCTCGGGCCGGAGTGGATCGCACCAATGGCGGTGTATCTCGCGTCGAATCTCTCGGGGGATCTGACGGGCAAGATCTTCGGCGTGCACGGTCCGAAGATTTTCGAATACCAGACGGTCACCACCGAGGGCGTCGCCTCCGAGACGCCGTGGACCGTGCAGCAGATCGGGTCGGTGCTGCCCGCGATCATGGGTGCGGCAACCGAGGGCTGA